The genomic region AAGCAGGGGATTATTATAAGTATCTTGCTAAGGCTAAGTATTGGGTGAATAATATTATTTTTCCGATTCATACTAAAAGGCAGGGTAATGTTTATTTGCAAACTTGGCATGGTACTCCTCTTAAGAAGTTGGGTTTTGATATTTCTATTCCTGGTCCTGAGGTTGAGGGTAGGCAGAATTTTTATAGTGAGTCTAGAAATTGGGATTATTTGATTTCTTCTAATGAGTATTCTTCAGAAATTTTTAAGCGTGCTTTTAAATTTAATAAAGAGTTTTTAGAGTATGGTTATCCTATTAATGATATTTTCTTTAATTGTAGTGATGATTTTGTGGATAGTTTAAAGTCTAAGTTGAATATTCCTGTTGATAAGAAGGTTATTCTTTATGCGCCGACTTGGAAAGATGATGAGCAGAATGAGTCTTGGGAGCATTATTTTAATTTGGAAATTGATTTAAAAAGGATGTTTGCTGAGTTTAATGATGGTTATGTTTTGTTGTTAAAGATGCATCATTTAGTTTCTGAAAATCTTAGAATTGATGATGAATTGAAAAATTTTGTTTTTGATTTGTCTGTTTATGATGATATTCAGGAGTTGTATGTGATTTCTGATATTTTAATTACTGATTATTCTAGTGTGTTTTTTGATTATGCTCATTCAAAAAGACCTATTTTGTTTTTTGTTCCTGATTTGAATCATTATGTTGAAAATGTTAGGGGATTATATTTAAATATGGAAAAGGAATTACCAGGTCCTCTTATAAAAAATAATGAT from Methanobrevibacter oralis harbors:
- a CDS encoding CDP-glycerol glycerophosphotransferase family protein translates to MRLDFYIRVYDGDVYYESLIDLSNFKSFENDEDRFLIKLFSGGNVFSYYATENKYSFALWVTTESAWSKSYTIAKGRSIYNRALGESLDENLVFFESFFGKSYSGNPKYIYEAMLDMGLDKKYTFVWAYSGEDKGVIPGDPVIVDRFEAGDYYKYLAKAKYWVNNIIFPIHTKRQGNVYLQTWHGTPLKKLGFDISIPGPEVEGRQNFYSESRNWDYLISSNEYSSEIFKRAFKFNKEFLEYGYPINDIFFNCSDDFVDSLKSKLNIPVDKKVILYAPTWKDDEQNESWEHYFNLEIDLKRMFAEFNDGYVLLLKMHHLVSENLRIDDELKNFVFDLSVYDDIQELYVISDILITDYSSVFFDYAHSKRPILFFVPDLNHYVENVRGLYLNMEKELPGPLIKNNDELVNAIRNIDDVVNEYEIKYDEFYKRFCSLCKGKSAKKIIKK